In Microbacterium laevaniformans, a single window of DNA contains:
- a CDS encoding DNA-formamidopyrimidine glycosylase family protein, with protein MPEGDTVFRTARRLHEAIAGAEVARFELRVPRYATADLTGEVVHEVIPRGKHLLMRIGSFTLHSHLKMEGRWLVFRRGERWRAPAYQARAIVGTAEVDAVGFEIAMVDLVPTADEDELVGHLGPDLLGPDWDAEEAARRILADDRAVHVAILDQRNLAGLGNEYANELLFVRGILPTTPAAAVDAAGLVETASRMIRANRDRASRTFTGDTRPGRQNWVYRRERKPCLRCGTPIRRTELGATETSERIVFWCPLCQT; from the coding sequence GTGCCTGAGGGTGACACCGTCTTCCGCACGGCGCGGCGGCTGCACGAAGCGATCGCCGGCGCCGAGGTCGCACGCTTCGAGCTGCGCGTGCCGCGGTATGCGACGGCCGACCTCACCGGCGAGGTCGTGCACGAGGTCATCCCGCGCGGGAAACACCTCCTCATGCGCATCGGCTCCTTCACGCTGCACTCGCACCTGAAGATGGAGGGGCGCTGGCTGGTGTTCCGCCGCGGCGAGCGGTGGCGCGCCCCGGCGTACCAGGCGCGCGCGATCGTCGGCACCGCGGAGGTGGATGCCGTGGGCTTCGAGATCGCGATGGTCGACCTCGTTCCCACCGCCGACGAAGACGAGCTGGTCGGCCACCTCGGCCCCGACCTGCTCGGCCCGGATTGGGATGCCGAGGAGGCCGCGCGGCGCATCCTCGCCGATGACCGGGCCGTCCACGTCGCGATCCTCGATCAGCGCAACCTCGCGGGCCTGGGCAACGAGTACGCCAACGAGCTGCTGTTCGTCCGCGGCATCCTTCCGACCACGCCCGCCGCCGCCGTCGATGCGGCCGGTCTCGTCGAGACGGCCTCGCGCATGATCCGGGCGAACCGCGACCGCGCGTCGCGCACGTTCACCGGCGACACGCGTCCCGGTCGGCAGAACTGGGTGTACCGCCGCGAGCGCAAGCCGTGTCTGCGCTGCGGCACGCCGATCCGCCGCACCGAGCTCGGCGCCACCGAGACCAGCGAGCGCATCGTGTTCTGGTGCCCGCTCTGCCAGACCTGA
- a CDS encoding YitT family protein: MDAVNTPAEGDPTTGPTLVFEAKTQDHSVAEDILGILTGTFLVSVGLHLLHAAGAVTGGTAGLSLLLGYATGWPFWVLFAAVNVPFALLAVWRRGWDFTIRTIVCIALVSVLAPLHDALFPISGLQPLYGTLAGNLLAGVGVLILFRHRGSVGGINIVGLEIQDRTGFRAGWTMMIFDVLIVALALLVVPWPNVVMSAVGAILLNLVLALNHRPGRYLGR; encoded by the coding sequence ATGGATGCTGTGAACACACCTGCGGAGGGCGACCCGACGACCGGTCCCACTCTTGTCTTCGAAGCCAAGACCCAAGATCACTCGGTCGCGGAGGACATTCTCGGCATCCTCACAGGAACGTTCCTCGTGTCCGTGGGCCTGCACCTGCTGCATGCGGCGGGCGCCGTCACCGGCGGCACCGCCGGGCTCTCCCTGCTGCTGGGGTACGCCACCGGATGGCCGTTCTGGGTGCTGTTCGCCGCCGTCAACGTGCCGTTCGCGCTGCTGGCCGTATGGCGGCGCGGGTGGGACTTCACGATCCGCACGATCGTCTGCATCGCGCTGGTCTCCGTGCTCGCCCCGCTGCACGACGCGCTCTTCCCGATCAGCGGTCTCCAGCCGCTGTACGGCACTCTCGCAGGGAACCTGCTCGCCGGTGTCGGGGTGCTGATCCTCTTCCGGCACCGCGGCAGCGTCGGCGGCATCAACATCGTCGGCCTCGAGATCCAGGACCGCACCGGCTTCCGCGCGGGCTGGACGATGATGATCTTCGATGTGCTGATCGTCGCGCTGGCGCTGCTGGTGGTGCCCTGGCCGAACGTGGTGATGAGCGCCGTCGGTGCGATCCTCCTCAACCTCGTCCTCGCCCTCAACCACCGCCCCGGCCGCTACCTCGGCCGCTGA
- a CDS encoding VOC family protein yields MSIPTLLDHVVIAGPDLAALVEWFAERTGVVAAPGGAHPTGTANALVALTVDGRRGPQYIELIGPNPARSEPELPETFGISTLTGPSVQAYAVHPADIEATVATARAGGYDPGDVSDLSRRTPDGTLLEWRLTRGENRRLDVPFLIDWGTTAQPGLSDIPTIELVSLVRTEPDPAPLQEILAAFGLGDGVAEVVTGEEPGFRITLRRADGELVEL; encoded by the coding sequence ATGAGCATTCCCACCCTTCTGGACCACGTCGTCATCGCCGGCCCCGACCTGGCCGCCTTGGTCGAGTGGTTCGCCGAGCGCACCGGCGTCGTCGCCGCACCCGGCGGCGCCCACCCGACCGGCACCGCCAACGCGCTCGTCGCGCTCACCGTCGACGGCCGTCGCGGCCCGCAGTACATCGAGCTGATCGGCCCGAACCCCGCGCGTTCCGAGCCGGAACTGCCGGAGACCTTCGGCATCTCGACCCTCACCGGGCCGAGTGTGCAGGCCTACGCGGTGCACCCGGCCGACATCGAGGCCACCGTCGCCACGGCGCGCGCCGGCGGCTACGACCCCGGCGATGTCAGCGACCTCTCGCGCCGCACGCCCGACGGAACGCTGCTGGAGTGGCGGCTCACCCGCGGCGAGAACCGTCGCCTCGACGTGCCGTTCCTCATCGACTGGGGCACCACGGCGCAGCCGGGGCTCAGCGACATCCCCACCATCGAGCTCGTCTCGCTCGTGCGCACCGAGCCCGACCCGGCGCCGCTGCAGGAGATCCTCGCCGCGTTCGGCCTGGGCGACGGCGTCGCGGAGGTCGTGACGGGCGAGGAGCCGGGGTTCCGGATCACGCTGCGCCGCGCCGACGGCGAGCTCGTCGAGCTGTGA
- a CDS encoding amidohydrolase, whose translation MSAEAAPSPAAVDAGLAAAVERLRPELARLAREPEIGFEEHASVARIAALLAAHGVDAEVGAFGLDTALRATAGADAAASGSHFAIIAEYDALPGIGHACGHNVIAAVAVGAFLAAAPVVADLGGRLSLIGTPAEENGGGKELIIRAGGFDDVDAAGMVHPSSGSGTSSVLGQRTTGVRRVAVTFHGRAAHAAGAPWLGRNALDAVVTAYQSVAQLRQHILPSDRLHGIITDGGAAPNIVPERASALFYVRSADVGQLRELTDRVVAVLEGAALTTGTRAEIDVDPVPPYLPLQTNTALTSRWVDAFAARGHEVPPPGEPPQGGPSTDMGNVSRLVPSIHPSLGLGGPDDVFPHNAAFAELTVLPAAVDALVDAAAALAATAVAYTADPQLRAAAAAEFAASGGPSRWED comes from the coding sequence GTGAGCGCCGAGGCGGCGCCGTCGCCGGCCGCGGTTGACGCGGGCCTCGCGGCCGCCGTCGAGCGCCTGCGTCCCGAGCTCGCGCGGCTCGCGCGCGAGCCCGAGATCGGCTTCGAGGAGCATGCGTCCGTCGCGCGCATCGCGGCGCTGCTCGCCGCGCACGGTGTGGACGCCGAGGTGGGCGCGTTCGGCCTCGACACCGCCCTGCGGGCGACGGCGGGCGCGGATGCCGCGGCATCCGGCTCGCACTTCGCGATCATCGCGGAGTACGACGCCCTGCCGGGCATCGGTCACGCCTGCGGGCACAACGTCATCGCGGCGGTCGCGGTGGGGGCGTTCCTCGCGGCCGCGCCGGTGGTCGCCGACCTCGGTGGACGTCTGTCGCTGATCGGCACCCCTGCGGAGGAGAACGGCGGCGGCAAGGAGCTCATCATCCGCGCCGGCGGTTTCGACGACGTGGATGCCGCCGGCATGGTGCACCCCTCGAGCGGATCGGGCACGAGCTCCGTGCTCGGACAGCGCACGACGGGTGTGCGCCGCGTGGCGGTGACATTCCACGGGCGTGCGGCGCACGCGGCGGGAGCGCCGTGGCTCGGACGCAACGCCCTCGACGCGGTCGTCACCGCCTACCAGAGCGTGGCCCAGCTGCGTCAGCACATCCTGCCGAGCGACCGCCTGCACGGCATCATCACCGACGGAGGCGCCGCGCCGAACATCGTCCCCGAGCGGGCGTCGGCTCTTTTCTACGTGCGATCCGCCGACGTCGGGCAGCTGCGTGAGCTCACCGATCGCGTCGTCGCGGTACTCGAGGGCGCGGCGCTCACCACCGGCACCCGCGCCGAGATCGACGTCGACCCGGTCCCGCCGTACCTGCCGCTGCAGACGAACACTGCGCTGACCTCGCGCTGGGTGGATGCCTTCGCCGCACGCGGGCACGAGGTCCCGCCGCCGGGCGAGCCGCCGCAGGGCGGACCGTCGACCGACATGGGAAACGTCAGCCGGCTCGTCCCGTCGATCCACCCGTCGCTGGGACTCGGCGGACCCGACGACGTGTTCCCGCACAACGCGGCCTTCGCCGAGCTCACCGTGCTCCCCGCGGCCGTCGACGCCCTGGTGGATGCCGCGGCGGCCCTCGCCGCCACGGCGGTCGCCTACACGGCCGACCCGCAGTTGCGCGCCGCGGCGGCCGCGGAGTTCGCGGCATCCGGCGGTCCCTCGCGCTGGGAGGACTGA
- a CDS encoding putative FMN-dependent luciferase-like monooxygenase: MSGPRLGFFSRVLEEASAVDRYRFAIEQIAHAERHGFASAWLAQHHFGEHEGGLPSPFVLLAAAAERTSRIALATGVVTLPLDDPLRVAEDATVLDQLSGGRVQLGLATGGTPSSFAAFGRESDRRREIFADHLDVLLDALEGRGIRGTDSRIYPAAGDLSSRIWQATFSVDGGRRAGERGDGLLLSRTQPRTPEAPGAPLHELQLPIIEAYRAALPEGAPVRVLASRTALVVDPEDRTRALELAGDGLRHLARTMFGIDTDGVALDELVRITDTHVGTVDEVVASLSADRTLPAASDVSFQVHSIAATHELTLRSLELLAGEVAPRLGFAVGADAAAALHHAHRPLALAAPSEGLA; encoded by the coding sequence ATGAGCGGTCCCCGTCTCGGCTTCTTCAGCCGTGTGCTCGAAGAGGCCTCCGCCGTCGATCGCTACCGGTTCGCGATCGAGCAGATCGCCCACGCGGAGCGCCACGGCTTCGCCTCGGCATGGCTCGCGCAGCACCACTTCGGCGAGCACGAGGGAGGACTGCCGTCGCCGTTCGTGCTGCTGGCCGCCGCGGCGGAACGCACGAGCCGTATCGCGCTGGCCACCGGCGTCGTCACGCTTCCGCTCGATGACCCCCTGCGCGTCGCCGAGGACGCCACCGTGCTCGATCAGCTCAGCGGCGGACGTGTGCAGCTGGGCCTCGCCACCGGCGGCACGCCCTCCTCGTTCGCGGCGTTCGGACGCGAGTCCGACCGTCGCCGCGAGATCTTCGCCGATCACCTGGACGTGCTCCTCGACGCGCTCGAGGGTCGCGGCATCCGAGGGACCGACTCGCGCATCTATCCCGCCGCCGGCGACCTGTCGTCCCGTATCTGGCAGGCGACGTTCTCGGTCGACGGGGGCCGCCGCGCGGGAGAGCGCGGCGACGGTCTGCTGCTCTCGCGCACCCAGCCCCGTACGCCGGAAGCTCCCGGCGCCCCCCTGCACGAGCTGCAGCTGCCGATCATCGAGGCCTACCGGGCCGCCCTGCCCGAGGGGGCGCCGGTCCGCGTGCTCGCGTCGCGAACCGCGCTCGTCGTCGACCCCGAGGACCGCACGCGCGCTCTCGAACTCGCTGGTGACGGCCTCCGCCACCTCGCCCGCACGATGTTCGGCATCGACACCGACGGGGTCGCGCTCGACGAGCTCGTCCGGATCACCGACACCCATGTGGGCACGGTCGACGAGGTCGTCGCATCGCTGTCGGCCGACCGGACGCTGCCGGCCGCCAGCGACGTCTCGTTCCAGGTGCACTCGATCGCGGCGACCCATGAGCTGACCCTCCGCTCCCTCGAGCTGCTGGCCGGCGAGGTCGCCCCCCGCCTCGGCTTCGCCGTCGGAGCGGATGCCGCCGCCGCGCTCCACCACGCCCACCGCCCGCTCGCCCTCGCCGCCCCCTCGGAAGGACTCGCATGA
- a CDS encoding preprotein translocase subunit YajC, with translation MAEPSGQQQSYLGVAIAFFAIAVSMGLTMHNWTVALPFGVLAVVFFFLGRRPTPDEDDDGNSDGTS, from the coding sequence ATGGCCGAGCCGAGCGGGCAGCAGCAGAGCTATCTCGGGGTGGCCATCGCGTTCTTCGCGATCGCCGTCTCGATGGGGCTGACGATGCACAACTGGACGGTGGCGCTGCCGTTCGGCGTGCTCGCCGTCGTCTTCTTCTTCCTCGGACGCCGCCCGACACCCGACGAAGACGACGACGGCAACTCCGACGGCACGTCGTAG
- the treZ gene encoding malto-oligosyltrehalose trehalohydrolase: MTIEVWAPRAARVRLRLAGLPDGAPDIEMTPRDAGWWTTLATPDPGEEYGFVLDDGDVRPDPRSRRQPRGVHDLSAWDDAASFVWSDAAWTGRQLAGGLIYELHVGTFTREGTLDAAIGRLPHLVELGVTHVELLPVNGFNGTHNWGYDGVLWYTVQEDYGGPEAYRRFVDAAHGAGLAVVQDVVYNHLGPSGNYLPEFGPYLRDGQSTTWGSSIDLDQRAVRDYIIDNALMWLGEMHVDGLRLDAVHALHESASSPVHILQEIAERVDALSAHVGRPLSLIAESDLNDPIMILPREAGGYGLTAQWVDDWHHAVHVALTGETEGYYADFADPQALPKTWTGGFYHDGTFSSFRGREWGAPLPAAVPSWRLVTFAQDHDQIGNRAAGDRLSQSLTPARLEVAAVLTMTAPGTPMLFMGEEWGACTPWQFFTSHPEPELAAATREGRKAEFARMGWDESLVPDPNDPGTFERSKLDWSELDEPAHARLLSLYRALARLRRDHAELTDPDHRGHAAESVGDGRWILHRDTASVYVNLSPEPWTVDLTDREVWLATTTAHEHLVDAGPLVLSADSAAVVGARGGDGLVPTRGHAVYTPAD, translated from the coding sequence ATGACGATCGAGGTGTGGGCGCCGCGTGCGGCGCGGGTGCGACTGCGTCTGGCCGGTCTCCCGGACGGCGCTCCGGACATCGAGATGACGCCGCGGGATGCCGGCTGGTGGACGACTCTCGCGACGCCCGACCCGGGCGAGGAGTACGGATTCGTGCTCGACGACGGCGACGTGCGCCCCGACCCGCGCTCCCGCCGCCAGCCGCGCGGGGTGCACGATCTGTCGGCGTGGGACGACGCGGCATCCTTCGTATGGAGCGATGCCGCCTGGACCGGACGGCAACTCGCCGGGGGGTTGATCTACGAGCTGCACGTCGGCACGTTCACCCGCGAGGGCACATTGGATGCCGCGATCGGCCGCCTGCCCCACCTGGTCGAGCTGGGTGTCACACACGTCGAGCTGCTGCCGGTCAACGGCTTCAACGGCACCCACAACTGGGGCTACGACGGCGTGCTCTGGTACACCGTGCAGGAGGACTACGGCGGCCCGGAGGCCTACCGACGCTTCGTCGACGCGGCTCACGGAGCGGGACTGGCGGTCGTGCAGGACGTCGTCTACAACCACCTCGGCCCCTCCGGGAACTACCTGCCCGAGTTCGGACCGTACCTGCGCGACGGGCAGAGCACCACGTGGGGATCGAGCATCGACCTCGACCAGCGGGCGGTGCGCGACTACATCATCGACAATGCGCTGATGTGGCTCGGTGAGATGCACGTCGACGGCCTGCGGCTCGACGCCGTGCACGCGCTGCACGAGTCCGCATCGAGCCCGGTGCACATCCTGCAGGAGATCGCCGAGCGGGTCGACGCACTGTCGGCGCACGTCGGCCGTCCGCTGAGCCTCATCGCGGAGAGCGATCTGAACGATCCGATCATGATCCTGCCGCGCGAGGCCGGCGGGTACGGGCTGACCGCGCAGTGGGTGGACGACTGGCACCACGCCGTGCACGTCGCCCTCACCGGGGAGACCGAGGGGTACTACGCCGACTTCGCCGATCCGCAGGCACTGCCGAAGACGTGGACGGGCGGCTTCTACCACGACGGCACGTTCTCGTCCTTCCGGGGTCGCGAGTGGGGCGCGCCCCTTCCTGCGGCGGTACCGTCGTGGCGCCTCGTCACGTTCGCGCAGGACCACGACCAGATCGGCAACCGCGCGGCCGGTGACCGGCTCAGCCAGTCGCTGACGCCGGCACGCCTGGAGGTCGCGGCGGTGCTCACGATGACGGCGCCCGGCACTCCGATGCTGTTCATGGGGGAGGAGTGGGGGGCCTGCACGCCATGGCAGTTCTTCACCTCGCACCCCGAACCCGAGCTCGCCGCCGCGACCCGCGAGGGACGCAAGGCCGAGTTCGCGCGGATGGGGTGGGACGAGTCGCTCGTGCCCGACCCCAACGACCCGGGGACGTTCGAGCGGTCGAAGCTGGACTGGTCCGAACTCGACGAACCCGCCCACGCGCGCCTGCTGTCGCTGTACCGGGCACTCGCACGACTGCGGCGGGATCATGCCGAGCTGACCGATCCCGACCACCGGGGCCATGCGGCCGAGAGCGTCGGCGACGGACGATGGATCCTTCACCGCGACACCGCGTCGGTGTACGTGAACCTCTCGCCCGAGCCGTGGACCGTCGATCTCACGGATCGTGAGGTGTGGCTCGCGACGACGACGGCGCACGAGCATCTCGTGGATGCCGGGCCCCTCGTGCTCTCGGCCGACTCCGCCGCTGTCGTCGGTGCGCGTGGCGGCGACGGCCTGGTACCGACCCGCGGTCACGCCGTGTACACGCCCGCGGACTGA
- a CDS encoding CMD domain protein yields MSTPTADIIDLLAGIAANDPLAAVRDQRAQARENAQRSFEALLEPSAPGTFALAERYAVASFVSQLHGFAEATAFYGDLLGDEAPALIAVVADAATDAAATGPFGAYREPNLQDESTDGVRWAADAETAAALGPRLSAGLAHTHLLVFRPREVRAEALQALVDAGWSPDDIVSLSQLVAFLSFQLRVAWGLRVLAAASAPLATSAASATVSEGA; encoded by the coding sequence ATGAGCACCCCCACCGCCGACATCATCGACCTGCTCGCCGGCATCGCCGCGAACGACCCGCTCGCCGCCGTACGCGACCAGCGTGCCCAGGCCCGCGAGAACGCGCAGCGCAGCTTCGAGGCGCTGCTCGAGCCGTCCGCGCCCGGCACGTTCGCGCTGGCGGAGCGTTACGCCGTCGCCTCGTTCGTCTCGCAGCTGCACGGCTTCGCCGAGGCGACGGCGTTCTACGGCGACCTTCTCGGCGACGAGGCGCCCGCGCTGATCGCCGTCGTCGCGGATGCCGCGACCGACGCCGCCGCGACCGGTCCGTTCGGCGCGTACCGCGAGCCGAACCTGCAGGACGAGTCGACCGACGGCGTGCGCTGGGCTGCGGATGCCGAGACAGCCGCAGCGCTGGGCCCGCGGCTGTCCGCCGGGTTGGCGCACACGCACCTGCTCGTCTTCCGTCCGCGCGAGGTCCGCGCCGAGGCGCTGCAGGCGCTCGTGGATGCCGGGTGGAGCCCCGACGACATCGTGTCGCTGTCGCAGCTCGTCGCCTTCCTGAGCTTCCAACTGCGGGTCGCCTGGGGGCTGCGCGTGCTGGCCGCGGCATCCGCGCCGCTCGCGACCTCCGCCGCGTCCGCCACCGTCTCCGAAGGAGCCTGA
- a CDS encoding LysR family substrate-binding domain-containing protein, giving the protein MPDVARGPFRLGAVEGATPGKWIGTWRERMPHVALELVPLTVADQQQALATASVDAALVRLPLDRTDLHLIPLYDEVPVVVCAADSHLTAADELTLADLVGEVIIAPQHPPLELEVAGGEMPRFAPPESVADAIAIAASGVGVVIVPMSLARLHHRKDAAHRPLADGPTSSIALAWPAAPATASDAASGAFVETFIGIVRGRTANSSR; this is encoded by the coding sequence GTGCCCGACGTTGCGCGCGGCCCGTTCCGCCTCGGCGCGGTCGAGGGCGCCACTCCCGGCAAGTGGATCGGCACCTGGCGTGAGCGGATGCCGCACGTGGCCCTCGAGCTCGTGCCGCTGACCGTCGCCGACCAACAGCAGGCGCTGGCGACGGCATCCGTCGACGCGGCACTCGTGCGACTGCCGCTAGACCGCACCGACCTTCACCTGATCCCCCTCTACGACGAGGTGCCCGTCGTCGTCTGCGCGGCCGACTCCCATCTCACGGCCGCCGACGAGCTGACCCTCGCCGACCTGGTCGGAGAGGTGATCATCGCGCCGCAGCATCCTCCCCTGGAGCTCGAGGTGGCGGGCGGCGAGATGCCCCGCTTCGCCCCGCCGGAATCCGTCGCCGACGCGATCGCGATCGCGGCGTCGGGTGTCGGGGTCGTGATCGTCCCGATGTCGCTGGCGCGCCTGCACCACCGGAAGGATGCCGCGCATCGCCCGCTCGCCGACGGGCCCACCTCGAGCATCGCCCTGGCGTGGCCGGCCGCCCCGGCGACGGCATCCGACGCCGCGTCCGGTGCGTTCGTGGAGACCTTCATCGGCATCGTGCGGGGGCGCACCGCCAACTCGTCGCGGTGA
- a CDS encoding glutamine amidotransferase-related protein, with the protein MSPLVYVCARPQQGAAAAEYESFRQAMRLDENELERWDLVRDPWPTDAARRWRGAVVGGSPFNVTDPESAKTDAQRRLEGDLAQLAHAAASGETAVLFTCYGIGVATRALGGEVTRAYPEDTGPTTVTLTADAQQDRLFGGLASTFAALTAHKEGIGRLPEGAVLLATNDACPVQAYRLGDTLYATQFHPEPTGRAFTERMAVYRDDGYFAAPDYDRIAARVLAASLTEPVRILRAFSQTF; encoded by the coding sequence ATGTCTCCGCTCGTATACGTGTGCGCACGCCCGCAGCAGGGCGCGGCAGCCGCTGAGTACGAATCGTTCCGCCAGGCGATGCGCCTGGACGAGAACGAGCTGGAACGCTGGGACCTCGTGCGCGATCCGTGGCCCACCGACGCCGCCCGGCGCTGGCGGGGTGCGGTCGTGGGCGGCAGCCCCTTCAACGTGACCGATCCCGAGTCGGCCAAGACCGACGCGCAGCGGCGCCTGGAGGGCGATCTCGCCCAGCTGGCGCACGCCGCGGCATCCGGCGAGACCGCCGTACTGTTCACGTGCTACGGCATCGGCGTCGCGACGCGCGCGCTGGGCGGCGAGGTGACCCGGGCGTACCCGGAGGACACCGGACCGACCACGGTCACACTGACCGCGGACGCCCAGCAGGATCGCCTCTTCGGGGGTCTCGCGTCGACGTTCGCGGCGCTGACGGCGCACAAGGAAGGCATCGGGCGCCTCCCCGAGGGCGCCGTGCTGCTGGCGACCAATGACGCCTGCCCCGTTCAGGCCTATCGGCTCGGCGACACGCTCTACGCGACCCAGTTCCACCCCGAACCCACCGGCCGGGCATTCACCGAGCGCATGGCCGTGTACCGCGACGACGGCTACTTCGCGGCCCCCGACTACGACCGCATCGCCGCCCGCGTGCTCGCCGCGTCCCTCACCGAGCCGGTGCGGATCCTCCGCGCCTTCTCGCAGACCTTCTGA
- a CDS encoding UDP-3-O-(3-hydroxymyristoyl)glucosamine N-acyltransferase gives MGKNYIDIEDERGQTLRYRKHVNGRGLIANGAKVHASALVEAGAYVEPGAQIAAGAHIGRGAWIEPDAVIGPDVEIAPHAHIGSGAAIGPRAKIGVRTVVGAHARVAGGSLIGDDEQIADGERVATDRRGLRLAA, from the coding sequence GTGGGTAAGAACTACATCGACATCGAAGACGAGCGCGGACAGACGCTGCGTTATCGCAAGCACGTCAACGGCCGCGGTCTGATCGCCAACGGCGCGAAGGTGCACGCCTCGGCCCTGGTCGAAGCGGGCGCGTATGTCGAACCGGGCGCGCAGATCGCTGCGGGCGCTCACATTGGCCGCGGCGCATGGATCGAACCGGATGCCGTCATCGGCCCGGACGTCGAGATCGCCCCGCACGCGCACATCGGATCGGGCGCGGCGATCGGCCCTCGCGCCAAGATCGGCGTTCGTACCGTGGTCGGCGCGCACGCACGCGTGGCGGGCGGATCGCTCATCGGCGACGACGAGCAGATCGCCGACGGCGAGCGCGTCGCGACCGACCGTCGGGGCCTTCGCCTCGCCGCCTGA
- a CDS encoding alkylhydroperoxidase domain protein, which produces MTDVVTTYAELARPDAFTQEGLGWVPWLLPVAEDELTDAQRDALIEPARAKMPYFRLLARDPEALRARTLTDLDIFYNVSGGIGRAERELAAAATSRHNGCVFCASVHAASATRESGRQADVQRLLDEGVEADLGDETWNAVVAASVALADTPLAFGDAAIARLRAAGLDDAEIVDVIGGAAFFNWANRLMLSLGEPEVPARRPSAR; this is translated from the coding sequence ATGACCGACGTCGTCACCACCTACGCCGAGCTGGCTCGACCCGACGCGTTCACGCAGGAAGGCCTCGGCTGGGTGCCGTGGCTTCTTCCCGTGGCCGAGGACGAGCTGACCGACGCGCAGCGCGACGCGCTCATCGAGCCCGCGCGCGCGAAGATGCCGTACTTCCGGCTGCTCGCCCGCGACCCCGAGGCGCTGCGCGCCCGCACCCTCACCGACCTCGACATCTTCTACAACGTGTCGGGCGGCATCGGCCGCGCCGAACGCGAGCTCGCCGCCGCGGCGACCTCGCGCCACAACGGCTGCGTCTTCTGCGCGTCGGTGCATGCGGCCTCCGCCACGCGCGAGTCGGGCCGGCAGGCCGACGTGCAGCGCCTTCTCGACGAGGGGGTGGAGGCCGACCTCGGCGACGAGACGTGGAACGCGGTGGTCGCGGCATCCGTGGCGCTCGCCGACACCCCGCTCGCGTTCGGCGACGCCGCCATCGCACGGCTGCGTGCGGCCGGTCTGGATGACGCCGAGATCGTCGACGTCATCGGCGGCGCGGCTTTCTTCAACTGGGCGAACCGGCTCATGCTGTCGCTCGGCGAGCCCGAAGTGCCCGCCCGCCGCCCGTCCGCCCGATAA